Proteins co-encoded in one Helicobacter sp. 11S03491-1 genomic window:
- a CDS encoding single-stranded DNA-binding protein: MYNKVIMVGNLTRDVELKYLPNGSALAILGLASNRKYKKQDGTQGQEVCFVDVKLFGRGAEVANEYLRKGSKVLIEGRLSLESWTDQHGTKRSKHTIMAESMQMMDTKAQTQELAQEENARSENPTTNVSSGVSDTPIQENAQAPSKESQESSAKHEEIISLLGEGEEIPF, translated from the coding sequence ATGTATAACAAAGTCATTATGGTAGGGAATTTAACCCGTGATGTAGAATTGAAATATTTACCCAACGGATCTGCATTGGCAATTTTAGGGCTTGCAAGCAATCGCAAATATAAAAAACAAGATGGAACACAAGGGCAAGAAGTGTGTTTTGTAGATGTCAAACTCTTTGGCAGGGGAGCAGAAGTGGCTAATGAATATCTCAGAAAAGGTTCGAAAGTTTTGATTGAAGGACGCTTGAGTTTGGAGAGTTGGACAGATCAACATGGCACAAAAAGAAGCAAGCATACCATCATGGCTGAAAGCATGCAAATGATGGATACCAAAGCCCAAACCCAAGAACTTGCCCAAGAAGAGAATGCCCGGAGTGAAAACCCAACAACCAATGTCTCTTCCGGTGTTTCAGACACTCCAATACAAGAGAATGCCCAAGCACCCTCAAAAGAATCTCAAGAATCTTCTGCCAAACACGAAGAAATTATTTCTCTTTTAGGTGAAGGTGAAGAAATTCCATTCTGA